From Nguyenibacter vanlangensis, one genomic window encodes:
- a CDS encoding zinc-binding dehydrogenase, producing the protein MSDFRDMILPSYLCGRYLLKMTIRHSQEVFVTQSLPEKHQVWAWPNKGEPQSLRLEMRTRPIPAPGEVLIANRAIGLNPVDWKMIEWGHAAWSAGHVPGVDAVGIIAATGDGVRLPIGLRVAYHQSLARDGSFAEFTRIDGRSILPVSAGVENVVAAALPCPGLTAWQALRKVPRQMTRDVLVTGAGGSVGSILAQLAVRGGWRVWVTAAPAHQDKLLAFGIAGVFDYRDPNWCDRLAKSLGPRRLYAIFDTVSGKHARALASILGYNGHLVCIQDRIEENPVPAFTTAISLHEVALNSVHLNATDEDWQEWRSAGAELFQMLETGALQLPPIEVRSFDALPLTLTELKSGAHKGKFVVVP; encoded by the coding sequence ATGTCTGATTTCAGAGATATGATCCTACCGTCATATCTTTGCGGGCGCTATCTCTTGAAGATGACAATTCGTCATTCTCAAGAGGTTTTCGTGACCCAATCGCTTCCCGAAAAGCATCAGGTATGGGCTTGGCCCAATAAAGGTGAACCGCAGAGCCTGCGGCTGGAGATGCGCACCCGGCCAATTCCGGCTCCCGGTGAGGTTCTGATCGCCAATCGTGCCATTGGACTCAATCCCGTGGACTGGAAGATGATCGAATGGGGTCATGCGGCATGGTCGGCCGGCCATGTTCCCGGTGTCGATGCTGTCGGCATCATCGCAGCTACGGGTGATGGCGTCCGCCTGCCCATCGGTTTAAGGGTCGCTTATCACCAGTCTCTTGCACGCGATGGCAGTTTCGCAGAGTTCACCAGGATAGACGGCAGGAGCATCCTTCCGGTTTCGGCTGGTGTCGAAAACGTGGTTGCGGCGGCATTGCCATGCCCCGGTTTGACGGCTTGGCAAGCCCTTCGGAAAGTGCCTCGGCAGATGACGCGGGATGTTCTCGTAACTGGCGCCGGCGGCTCAGTTGGTTCCATCCTTGCGCAACTGGCCGTGCGCGGCGGCTGGCGCGTTTGGGTGACGGCTGCTCCAGCCCATCAGGATAAGCTTCTAGCGTTCGGCATCGCGGGAGTCTTCGACTATCGCGATCCGAACTGGTGCGACAGACTCGCGAAGAGCTTGGGGCCACGCCGCCTTTATGCGATCTTCGATACCGTGAGCGGCAAGCACGCCCGCGCGCTCGCTTCGATACTCGGTTACAATGGACATCTGGTTTGTATTCAGGACCGGATCGAAGAAAACCCGGTGCCGGCCTTTACCACGGCTATCTCGCTGCATGAGGTGGCGCTCAACAGCGTCCATCTAAACGCCACGGACGAAGACTGGCAAGAATGGCGCTCTGCTGGTGCAGAGTTGTTCCAGATGCTTGAGACTGGCGCACTTCAATTGCCGCCCATCGAAGTTCGCTCCTTCGATGCACTTCCTCTTACCCTTACTGAATTAAAAAGCGGAGCGCATAAGGGGAAATTTGTCGTGGTTCCGTGA